The segment GCACAAACTGCTCAATCGCTTCCAGCGTCGCAGCGGGCACATTTTCAAACTCCGCTGTGACGACAGCGCATCGTTGCGCCAACACTTTCGCCGCTTCCACATCGCTGTAAGGCGCGATGATTTCCTCGTCAGCGACTTGCCCTGCGGGACAGTCGGGCGTTGGGTCTAAGACGATGACGCGATAGCCCATGCGTTTTGCCGCTATCGCCGCCATCCGACCCAACTGCCCACCCCCGAAGATTCCGATCGTGCTGCCAGGCAGAATAACCCCGCTCATAGTGCACCCCCTTTGCCGAGCATGGATTTTGCGGTGTGCGAGGGGTCGCGGTGACGTCGTCAGGATTTTATCACTCAGGAATTGAACTTTGCAGCACCGCTTGCGTTTGGGCGTGGCGGTAAGCGCGCAAGCGTTCGCGGATGTCGGGATATTTGTTGCCCAAAATTGCCGCCGCCAGCAACGCAGCGTTGACGGCGCCTGCCCGTCCGATCGCCAATGTCCCGACGGGCACGCCTGCTGGCATCTGCACGATGGACAGCAGTGAATCCAGCCCGTTCAACGCCGCGCTGGGCACGGGCACGCCTAAGACAGGCACAAGCGTCTTGGACGCTGTCATGCCCGGCAAATGCGCCGCACCGCCTGCGCCTGCGATGATGACTTCCAAAC is part of the bacterium HR17 genome and harbors:
- the purE_2 gene encoding N5-carboxyaminoimidazole ribonucleotide mutase, giving the protein MTQPLVGIIMGSVSDWETMKHAAETLKELSIPYEVRIVSAHRTPDWMFEYAATAEERGLEVIIAGAGGAAHLPGMTASKTLVPVLGVPVPSAALNGLDSLLSIVQMPAGVPVGTLAIGRAGAVNAALLAAAILGNKYPDIRERLRAYRHAQTQAVLQSSIPE